The Thermodesulfobacteriota bacterium genome has a segment encoding these proteins:
- a CDS encoding ABC transporter ATP-binding protein, whose product MIRCEGLTMGFGGFRLRGIDFAVEAGESFFVLGPSGAGKTLLLEGLLGLRRPEAGRVLLGGRDATRLPPEERQVAYVPQDLALFPHLSVRDNVLFGLRARGRPPADAEERLSHWAGLLDLGAVLPRPDVRTLSGGERQRVALARALVTEPRVLFMDEPFSALDASLRRRLQVEFRELQRRLGLTLVQVTHDPEEAFLMADRMAILMAGRLEQTGRPGELYNRPANLRVARFLMLQNLYPARVGPRTGEGYRRVALEGTPVVFEALLPPVQPGSADDGFAEGDRAVVGIRPEEVILVRPDRAPDTARHRNLQLGVVDSWADLGHYRLVRLWVSGIWLDAWLNIRAAREYPMEAGQEVWLHVRPWSFCLLRPE is encoded by the coding sequence GTGATCCGCTGCGAGGGCCTCACCATGGGCTTCGGGGGCTTCCGTCTTCGGGGCATCGACTTCGCCGTGGAGGCGGGAGAGAGCTTCTTCGTGCTCGGGCCTTCGGGGGCCGGCAAGACCCTGCTCCTGGAGGGCCTCCTGGGGCTTCGCCGGCCCGAGGCGGGGCGGGTGCTCCTGGGCGGCCGCGACGCCACCCGGCTCCCCCCGGAGGAGCGCCAGGTGGCCTACGTGCCCCAGGACCTCGCCCTCTTCCCCCACCTCTCGGTCCGGGACAACGTGCTCTTCGGCCTTCGCGCCCGGGGCCGGCCCCCCGCGGATGCCGAAGAACGGCTTTCCCACTGGGCCGGACTCCTGGACCTGGGGGCGGTCCTCCCCCGCCCCGACGTGCGCACCCTCTCGGGAGGGGAACGCCAGCGGGTGGCGCTCGCCCGGGCGCTCGTCACCGAGCCCCGGGTGCTCTTCATGGACGAGCCCTTCTCGGCGCTCGACGCCTCGCTGCGCCGGCGCCTCCAGGTGGAGTTCCGGGAGCTCCAGCGCCGGCTCGGGCTCACCCTCGTGCAGGTGACCCACGACCCCGAGGAGGCCTTCCTGATGGCGGACCGCATGGCCATCCTCATGGCCGGCCGCCTGGAGCAGACGGGGCGCCCCGGGGAGCTCTACAACCGCCCCGCCAATCTGCGGGTGGCGCGCTTCCTGATGCTCCAGAACCTCTACCCCGCCCGGGTGGGCCCCCGCACCGGGGAAGGCTACCGGCGCGTCGCGCTGGAAGGCACGCCGGTGGTCTTCGAGGCCCTCCTGCCCCCGGTGCAGCCCGGCAGCGCCGACGACGGGTTTGCCGAAGGGGACCGCGCGGTGGTAGGCATCCGCCCCGAAGAGGTCATCCTGGTGCGCCCCGACCGGGCCCCCGACACCGCCCGCCACCGCAACCTCCAACTCGGGGTGGTGGACAGCTGGGCCGATCTCGGCCACTACCGGCTCGTGCGCCTGTGGGTCTCGGGGATCTGGCTCGATGCCTGGCTCAACATCCGGGCCGCCCGGGAGTATCCCATGGAGGCCGGCCAGGAGGTCTGGCTCCACGTCCGCCCCTGGAGCTTCTGCCTGCTCCGCCCGGAGTGA
- a CDS encoding ABC transporter permease, producing the protein MGRRFFPALLAGAVLLPLLLVGAMLVSQVGYAGLWEPLGALGRPAIRQALVLSLGTATVAALLALTVGVPCAYALARHRFPGARAVDVLLDLPMVLSPVAVGVSWLLFFRGPAGQWVEAHLLRFVFEVPGIVLAQFTVALAVVIRVLKAAFQDVDVRYEQVARFLGCTPWGSFRRVSLPLARRGLTAAFVLGWARALGEFGATVTLAGAVPGKTETVPVAIYLRLASVDISGAVALMLVLSATGLLALGAVHAMGERR; encoded by the coding sequence GTGGGGCGCCGCTTCTTCCCCGCGCTTCTGGCCGGGGCCGTGCTCCTGCCGCTGCTCCTGGTGGGGGCGATGCTCGTCTCCCAGGTGGGGTACGCGGGGCTTTGGGAGCCCCTGGGGGCCCTGGGGCGGCCCGCCATCCGCCAGGCCCTGGTCCTGAGCCTGGGCACCGCCACGGTGGCCGCGCTCCTCGCCCTGACGGTGGGAGTGCCCTGCGCCTACGCCCTGGCCCGCCACCGCTTCCCCGGGGCCCGGGCCGTGGACGTGCTCCTCGACCTGCCCATGGTGCTCTCCCCGGTGGCGGTGGGCGTTTCGTGGCTCCTCTTCTTCCGGGGCCCCGCCGGCCAGTGGGTGGAGGCCCACCTCCTGCGCTTCGTCTTCGAGGTGCCGGGGATCGTGCTGGCCCAGTTCACCGTGGCCCTGGCCGTGGTGATCCGCGTGCTCAAGGCGGCCTTCCAGGACGTGGACGTGCGCTACGAGCAGGTGGCGCGCTTTCTCGGGTGCACCCCCTGGGGCTCCTTCCGGCGGGTGAGCCTTCCCCTGGCCCGCCGGGGCCTCACGGCCGCCTTCGTGCTGGGGTGGGCCCGGGCCCTGGGGGAGTTCGGCGCCACCGTCACCCTGGCCGGCGCGGTGCCCGGAAAGACCGAGACGGTCCCCGTGGCCATCTACCTGCGGCTTGCCTCGGTCGACATCTCCGGGGCCGTGGCCCTCATGCTCGTCCTCTCCGCCACGGGCCTTCTCGCCCTGGGGGCCGTCCACGCCATGGGGGAGCGGCGGTGA
- the modA gene encoding molybdate ABC transporter substrate-binding protein: protein MRRFLATRVLPSLFVFALASAAQAGAWKGRALEVFAGSASKPALEEAARRFQEATGARILLHLGGSGTMLSQMELLRRGDIYFPGSSDYGELAKRKGLVDPSTEVRVVYLIPAINVPRGNPKNIRGLADLARPGMRVGIARPETVCVGLYAVEALEARGLSESVRRNIVNQAESCEKTAQMLSLGLVDAVIGWDVFEEWDPQRVETVYYPPEEVTRIGYLPAAVSAFPREPELARAFLAYLVSPEGQAVFRAHGYLADLAEARRRARPDTPVGGEWPLPASWR, encoded by the coding sequence GTGCGACGGTTCCTGGCGACTCGAGTCCTCCCGAGCCTCTTTGTCTTCGCCCTCGCCAGCGCCGCCCAGGCTGGCGCCTGGAAGGGGCGGGCGCTGGAGGTGTTTGCCGGCTCTGCCTCCAAGCCCGCCCTGGAGGAGGCGGCCCGGCGCTTCCAGGAAGCCACCGGGGCCCGGATCCTCCTGCACCTGGGCGGGTCGGGCACCATGCTCTCCCAGATGGAGCTCCTGCGGCGCGGCGACATCTATTTCCCCGGCTCCTCCGACTACGGGGAGCTCGCCAAACGCAAGGGGCTGGTGGACCCCTCCACGGAGGTCCGGGTCGTCTACCTGATCCCCGCCATCAACGTGCCGCGGGGCAATCCCAAGAACATCCGGGGCCTGGCCGACCTGGCCCGGCCGGGGATGCGGGTGGGCATCGCCCGGCCCGAGACGGTGTGCGTGGGGCTCTACGCCGTGGAGGCCCTGGAGGCCCGGGGGCTCTCCGAATCGGTGCGCCGCAACATCGTCAACCAGGCCGAGTCCTGCGAGAAGACCGCCCAGATGCTCTCCCTGGGGCTCGTGGACGCCGTGATCGGGTGGGACGTGTTCGAGGAGTGGGACCCCCAGCGGGTGGAAACCGTGTACTACCCCCCGGAGGAGGTGACCCGCATCGGCTACCTTCCGGCGGCGGTCTCGGCCTTTCCCCGGGAGCCGGAGCTTGCCCGGGCCTTCCTGGCCTACCTGGTGAGCCCGGAGGGGCAAGCGGTGTTTCGCGCCCACGGGTACCTCGCCGACCTCGCCGAGGCGCGCAGGCGGGCCCGCCCGGATACCCCCGTGGGCGGGGAGTGGCCGCTGCCCGCTTCCTGGAGGTAG